The Arachis hypogaea cultivar Tifrunner chromosome 14, arahy.Tifrunner.gnm2.J5K5, whole genome shotgun sequence genome has a segment encoding these proteins:
- the LOC112744620 gene encoding coumaroyl-CoA:anthocyanidin 3-O-glucoside-6''-O-coumaroyltransferase 2-like, translating to MANKMNNHNDYDHKVKVLEQFQVGPPPEGDTLPFIVAESTTTNLNNLVSDTPRDVTCLHPFVPILPSPHALEDGTLLIPPMAIQVTIFPNYGFTICINFYHVIADGTLWNSPRKSTLTIVRDVPSDMVRRSFVLRNDHVENLKKLVSANCQSHGLVGTLHVSTFVVTCSLIWVCKVKSEVMNTHPNDDEDLYFYFWVDCRYLAKLKIPLTYFGNCLINANTAIKRNKLVGQNGIFEAAVAIGNKIREMQSEPYKNVDTLMSCFSKFGSMEQHAVAIAGSPKFDAYETDFGWGKPMLSEVLQADSRLVTLSDCREKEGGIQVGVALGRTQMHKFNSILEHLLADIAIKEGE from the exons ATGGCTAACAAGATGAATAATCATAATGATTATGATCACAAAGTAAAGGTGTTAGAGCAGTTCCAAGTTGGTCCTCCACCAG AAGGTGACACTCTTCCTTTCATAGTTGCTGAATCCACAACAACAAATCTAAACAACCTCGTATCTGACACACCAAGAGATGTCACGTGCTTGCACCCTTTTGTTCCCATTTTGCCCTCACCACATGCCTTAGAAGATGGCACCTTGTTGATCCCTCCTATGGCCATTCAAGTAACAATCTTTCCCAACTATGGCTTCACCATATGCATCAACTTCTATCACGTGATTGCAGATG GAACATTATGGAATTCTCCGAGAAAAAGCACCTTGACTATTGTCCGTGATGTTCCTAGTGACATGGTGCGCCGCTCCTTTGTTCTAAGGAATGATCATGTTGAGAATTTAAAGAAGTTAGTGTCTGCTAATTGCCAAAGCCATGGTTTGGTGGGGACATTACATGTGTCAACGTTTGTTGTGACATGTTCTTTGATTTGGGTTTGTAAGGTAAAATCAGAAGTGATGAATACTCATccaaatgatgatgaagatttatacttttatttttggGTTGATTGTCGCTACCTTGCTAAACTGAAAATTCCTTTGACATATTTTGGAAATTGTTTGATTAATGCAAACACAGCTATAAAGAGGAACAAGCTAGTGGGACAAAATGGTATTTTTGAAGCAGCGGTTGCCATTGGAAACAAGATTAGAGAAATGCAATCTGAACCGTATAAGAATGTTGACACATTGATGTCATGTTTTAGTAAATTTGGATCAATGGAGCAGCATGCTGTGGCTATTGCAGGTTCACCAAAGTTTGATGCGTATGAAACTGATTTTGGGTGGGGAAAACCTATGTTAAGTGAGGTGCTTCAAGCAGATTCAAGATTGGTCACCCTTTCTGATTGTAGAGAAAAAGAAGGTGGAATTCAAGTTGGAGTAGCTCTTGGGAGGACTCAAATGCATAAATTCAACTCTATTTTGGAACACCTCCTTGCTGATATTGCAATCAAGGAGGGTGAATAA